A region of Pleionea litopenaei DNA encodes the following proteins:
- a CDS encoding cell division protein ZapA, with protein sequence MSQEPSNSITLRILEREYQFSSPKSQRDQLVEAARFLDGRMREIRDSGRVVGTERIAVMAALNLAFELLNGGGDSGKATVDTSRLSQLKYRIEEVLASDSQLELT encoded by the coding sequence ATGAGTCAGGAGCCCAGCAACTCAATCACATTACGAATTCTTGAACGAGAGTATCAATTCTCTTCACCGAAAAGTCAGCGTGACCAATTGGTCGAAGCCGCTCGATTCTTAGATGGCCGCATGCGAGAAATCCGCGACAGTGGTCGCGTGGTAGGTACCGAGCGAATTGCTGTCATGGCAGCGTTAAATCTAGCTTTCGAGCTGCTTAACGGTGGCGGAGACTCTGGCAAAGCGACCGTCGACACCTCACGTTTATCGCAATTGAAGTATCGAATCGAGGAAGTATTGGCATCCGATAGCCAGTTAGAGTTAACATAA
- a CDS encoding TIGR02449 family protein, with protein sequence MENSEISQLEGRVEQLLERFHQLQQENRSLKVKQDELIADRARLLEKNKLASEKIESIVTRLKSMG encoded by the coding sequence ATGGAAAATTCAGAAATTTCTCAACTTGAAGGGCGCGTTGAGCAACTTTTAGAACGATTTCACCAGTTACAACAAGAAAATCGCTCATTGAAAGTTAAGCAAGACGAGCTGATCGCTGATCGAGCGCGTCTGCTTGAAAAGAATAAACTCGCCTCAGAGAAAATCGAATCCATCGTTACGCGCCTGAAATCAATGGGGTAA
- a CDS encoding UPF0149 family protein: MTTANVLNFDDLEDILAEQECETQASELQGMICGLFAGGMANNGKSWKVPVMQHLNEGKLFPQEAMTALDHYVQHLGEQLEASIFELNMLLPPESASIEERLHNTSEWAQGFLLGYGMQVGEQKLASDDLNEAIEDLMEIAKVDLEVEENEQMEQALYTVIEHVKVTAQVVYLETRSMVNDAVEQMQQTKPSIH, translated from the coding sequence ATGACCACTGCAAACGTATTAAACTTTGATGATTTAGAAGATATTCTGGCCGAACAAGAGTGCGAAACCCAGGCGAGTGAGTTACAAGGCATGATTTGTGGGTTGTTTGCCGGTGGTATGGCGAATAATGGAAAGTCTTGGAAAGTGCCTGTCATGCAGCATTTAAATGAAGGGAAACTGTTTCCGCAAGAAGCGATGACGGCTCTTGATCACTACGTTCAACACTTAGGTGAGCAACTTGAGGCGAGCATTTTTGAATTGAATATGCTGTTACCTCCTGAGTCTGCGAGTATTGAGGAACGTTTGCATAATACCAGTGAGTGGGCACAAGGATTTTTGCTTGGATATGGCATGCAAGTGGGTGAACAAAAATTAGCCAGCGATGACCTGAATGAGGCGATTGAGGACCTCATGGAAATAGCCAAGGTCGATTTAGAAGTCGAAGAAAATGAGCAGATGGAACAAGCCTTGTATACCGTGATAGAGCATGTCAAAGTGACGGCGCAAGTGGTGTATTTAGAAACTCGATCGATGGTTAATGACGCCGTTGAGCAAATGCAACAAACCAAACCGTCGATTCATTAA
- the pepP gene encoding Xaa-Pro aminopeptidase, with protein sequence MISKQEYARRRKQLMDTMEPGSIAIIASAQELVRSRDTHFMFRQDSDFHYLSGFPEPNAVIALIPGREHGEFVLFCNDKDLEQETWHGRRFGPEAACDEFAADDAFPIDDIDDILPGMMEGRHRIYYEMGKNNELDNRVMGWVNKIRAQVKKGAQPPGEFVDLRHALHELRLFKSAAEIKLMRKSAAIAVDAHLRAMNVCQPGMTEWQIEAELHYEFARQGARYPAYSSIVASGDNACILHYTENQSKLKKEDLLLIDAGAEYQMYASDITRTFPVSGVFSEPQKELYNLVLKAQLAAIETIRPGSHWMQAHETAVAVLTEGMVELGLLKGDVAQLIEEEAYKRFYMHKTGHWIGLDVHDVGDYSIEGQPRVLEAGMVMTVEPAIYIPANADDVAAKYRGIGIRIEDDVLVTASGHDILTDGVPKTIEEIEAIMAQQKAA encoded by the coding sequence GTGATAAGTAAGCAAGAATATGCTCGACGTCGAAAACAATTGATGGACACCATGGAGCCCGGCAGCATTGCAATCATTGCTTCGGCTCAAGAGTTGGTGCGCAGTCGCGATACGCACTTTATGTTTCGACAAGACAGTGACTTTCATTACTTATCGGGGTTTCCTGAGCCAAATGCGGTCATCGCACTAATTCCTGGACGGGAGCATGGCGAGTTTGTTCTTTTCTGCAACGATAAAGATCTTGAGCAAGAAACCTGGCATGGGCGTCGGTTTGGTCCGGAAGCGGCTTGTGATGAATTTGCTGCAGATGATGCTTTTCCCATCGATGATATTGACGATATCTTGCCAGGAATGATGGAAGGCCGACATCGCATTTATTATGAAATGGGTAAAAACAATGAACTCGATAATCGAGTCATGGGGTGGGTCAATAAAATTCGAGCGCAAGTAAAAAAAGGTGCCCAACCACCGGGAGAATTTGTTGACTTACGTCATGCACTGCATGAGCTTCGACTGTTTAAGTCAGCGGCAGAAATAAAGTTGATGCGTAAATCGGCAGCCATTGCGGTTGACGCCCACTTACGAGCGATGAATGTTTGTCAGCCGGGTATGACCGAGTGGCAAATAGAAGCAGAGCTACATTATGAGTTTGCTCGTCAAGGAGCCCGCTACCCCGCCTACTCTTCGATCGTGGCGAGTGGTGATAATGCGTGTATTCTTCATTACACGGAAAATCAAAGTAAGTTAAAAAAAGAAGATTTATTGTTAATCGATGCTGGCGCTGAATATCAAATGTACGCCTCTGACATCACTCGAACCTTTCCCGTTAGCGGCGTCTTTTCTGAACCGCAAAAAGAGCTTTATAACCTAGTATTGAAAGCTCAACTCGCAGCCATTGAGACGATTCGTCCTGGTAGCCATTGGATGCAAGCACATGAGACCGCAGTAGCGGTGTTGACTGAGGGAATGGTTGAGCTAGGGCTTTTAAAAGGTGATGTCGCACAATTGATTGAAGAGGAAGCCTATAAGCGTTTCTATATGCATAAGACCGGGCACTGGATTGGTCTTGATGTGCATGATGTTGGAGACTATTCCATTGAAGGCCAGCCACGCGTTCTTGAAGCCGGAATGGTTATGACGGTTGAGCCGGCTATTTATATTCCCGCTAATGCAGACGATGTCGCCGCGAAATATCGAGGTATTGGCATTCGCATTGAAGACGATGTGTTAGTGACCGCATCGGGCCATGATATCTTAACTGATGGCGTGCCAAAAACAATCGAAGAAATAGAAGCGATCATGGCGCAGCAAAAGGCGGCTTAA
- the ubiH gene encoding 2-octaprenyl-6-methoxyphenyl hydroxylase — translation MQSESRNENKDHDFDVIIVGGGMVGATLALALAPLNLSIAIVEAFPQGASQPSFDDRSIALSLGSKQLLEQFGVWRSMASSVAPIEHIHVSDRGHLGLCRMHAEDVGESALGFVVENRVMGQQLHEQLKQYETITQFVPAEITDYQCRSQAAQLTIHHLDQSKRLRSKLIVAADGTHSPMAQRSHIGFQSFEYGQYAAIANIATDKPPNGWAYERFTEHGPIALLPLVRDRYSVVWTVAPEQVSELRDSDDSEFLKRLQQAFGYRVGRMMKVGQRQFYPLTQRRLLRGFDLRLVFVGNALHTGHPVAGQGFNLGIRDVAALVEMIAMTRYLNEDYGSQTCLEFYWESRQTDIDETLAMTETLVRSFSNTNPALALGRNLALLALDKCSILRNGLAEVAMGKRHDLSGLARGIPLSELHRQPKRDGLAARLLKQCED, via the coding sequence ATGCAAAGCGAAAGTCGCAACGAAAACAAGGATCATGATTTTGATGTGATTATTGTTGGTGGCGGAATGGTTGGTGCAACCTTAGCTCTCGCCCTAGCACCATTGAATTTATCAATTGCCATCGTCGAAGCGTTTCCTCAAGGTGCTAGCCAGCCGAGTTTTGATGATCGGTCAATCGCACTATCGTTGGGCTCGAAACAGCTGCTTGAGCAATTTGGTGTCTGGCGTTCAATGGCCTCTAGTGTCGCTCCGATTGAACATATTCATGTTTCTGACCGTGGGCATCTGGGTCTTTGCAGAATGCATGCTGAAGACGTCGGTGAATCGGCATTGGGTTTTGTCGTTGAGAACCGAGTGATGGGGCAGCAGTTGCATGAGCAACTGAAGCAATATGAGACAATCACCCAGTTTGTACCGGCTGAAATTACTGACTACCAATGCCGTTCGCAGGCGGCTCAGTTGACCATTCATCACCTTGATCAATCGAAAAGACTTCGTAGCAAACTGATTGTTGCAGCCGATGGCACCCACTCTCCAATGGCTCAGCGAAGTCATATTGGCTTTCAAAGTTTTGAGTATGGTCAATATGCAGCCATTGCGAATATCGCGACCGATAAACCGCCGAATGGCTGGGCTTATGAACGTTTTACTGAGCACGGACCGATTGCTCTGCTGCCGTTGGTTCGTGATCGTTACTCGGTGGTTTGGACGGTGGCGCCGGAGCAAGTATCTGAATTAAGAGACTCAGACGACTCGGAATTTCTGAAACGGCTACAGCAAGCTTTCGGTTATCGTGTCGGGCGAATGATGAAGGTGGGTCAAAGGCAATTTTATCCGTTGACTCAGCGCCGTTTACTCAGAGGATTTGATCTGCGTTTGGTGTTTGTTGGTAACGCACTTCACACCGGCCATCCCGTTGCTGGTCAAGGATTTAATTTAGGGATCCGCGATGTCGCGGCACTGGTTGAAATGATAGCGATGACGCGTTATTTAAATGAAGATTATGGCAGCCAAACCTGTTTAGAGTTTTACTGGGAATCTCGTCAAACTGATATCGATGAAACCTTGGCCATGACTGAAACGCTAGTGCGTAGCTTTTCAAACACCAACCCTGCTTTGGCATTGGGTCGAAATCTAGCCTTATTGGCGCTTGATAAGTGCTCAATATTGCGCAATGGGCTCGCCGAAGTCGCTATGGGCAAACGACATGATTTAAGTGGTCTAGCGCGTGGAATTCCTCTGTCGGAGCTCCATCGGCAACCAAAACGTGACGGATTGGCGGCGCGACTATTAAAGCAATGTGAGGATTAA
- a CDS encoding UbiH/UbiF/VisC/COQ6 family ubiquinone biosynthesis hydroxylase yields MKQQVDVLINGGGMVGLAFAALLPEELSIGIVELNPGSSITQLDEQIDHRVSALSRQSEEMLKRIGCWKKIPSTRLSAYQRMEVWEHNGTSKLTFTAQELATQNLGHIVENSVIRAALMDRLAEQSNITWMNCPMVAIESDSDLICATFEDNRQCYAKLLVGADGVHSKVRELAGIAVDQKNYFQQALVATIATEKSHQFTAWQRFLETGPIAYLPLVDEKLSSIVWSLQEDKAADVLSLSKEQQQSLIANALGYELGAIELQSELQSFPLVARHAETYIKDRVALIGDAAHSIHPLAGQGVNLGFKDAEQLAQRVSLAAKTSIDKVGAFAMLRRYERARKADNHMTQKAMTALNWIYSQPSLPMTMIRNLGVSLLQQSPSIKRRLAKQAMGLSAIG; encoded by the coding sequence ATGAAACAACAAGTCGATGTTTTAATTAATGGCGGCGGCATGGTTGGTCTTGCATTCGCGGCGTTACTGCCAGAAGAGTTATCCATAGGCATTGTCGAGCTTAATCCAGGAAGTTCAATCACTCAGTTAGACGAGCAAATTGACCATCGTGTAAGCGCCTTGTCACGACAATCTGAAGAGATGCTGAAACGCATTGGTTGTTGGAAAAAAATACCATCGACTCGTTTGTCTGCCTACCAACGTATGGAGGTATGGGAGCACAATGGTACTTCTAAGCTAACCTTCACCGCACAAGAGTTGGCGACTCAAAACTTGGGCCATATCGTTGAGAACAGCGTTATTCGAGCTGCGCTTATGGATCGTTTGGCGGAGCAATCAAATATTACGTGGATGAATTGTCCGATGGTTGCCATAGAGAGTGACTCGGACTTAATCTGTGCAACCTTTGAAGATAACCGTCAGTGTTATGCCAAGCTTTTAGTTGGCGCCGATGGCGTTCATTCAAAAGTACGTGAGCTGGCAGGCATAGCGGTCGATCAAAAGAACTACTTTCAACAGGCGTTGGTCGCGACGATAGCTACCGAAAAATCTCATCAATTCACTGCGTGGCAGCGATTTTTAGAGACCGGACCTATCGCTTATTTACCCTTAGTTGACGAAAAACTCAGCTCAATTGTTTGGTCGTTACAGGAAGACAAAGCTGCCGACGTTTTATCATTGTCGAAAGAACAGCAACAATCATTAATTGCTAATGCGCTCGGATATGAGTTAGGTGCAATCGAACTGCAATCGGAGCTCCAATCCTTCCCGTTAGTTGCAAGGCACGCTGAAACTTACATCAAGGACCGTGTGGCTTTGATTGGTGATGCTGCCCATTCGATTCATCCATTGGCAGGTCAAGGGGTAAACCTTGGATTTAAAGACGCCGAACAACTTGCGCAACGCGTGTCTTTGGCTGCTAAAACGTCCATTGATAAGGTAGGGGCGTTTGCCATGTTGCGCCGCTATGAGCGTGCTAGAAAAGCGGATAATCATATGACGCAAAAAGCAATGACCGCGCTCAATTGGATATACAGCCAGCCTTCATTACCAATGACGATGATAAGAAACCTAGGCGTGTCTTTATTGCAGCAATCACCCTCAATAAAGCGACGGCTTGCGAAGCAGGCGATGGGACTTAGTGCGATTGGATAG
- the envZ gene encoding two-component system sensor histidine kinase EnvZ: MRLIPQGAFGRTALMVGGLLFINWVAYSFVTAFIVVQPNSEILMKQLANQMNTIVIHEQNNVSPKVIEAFERATGIEVFAFKEAVGNGLDGAKHYKSLSDKLSEYLGQGTELRIEESDKAYYWILHPQQKDIWIRIPSIRIDYSWLFIVSAYLSIIFLLSSLGGWLFARQLHRPLKRLELAAREIGRGDFPGRLKEQGARELVAVTRAFNQMAQDVHQLEEDRTLLLAGISHDLRTPITRIRLASEFLGEQDEETKNGIIADTEDMDAIIDQFISFVRDGRDEPEQWIDINQIIEQIVENNQLHQRDVTADLNPIPNYPVKVLAMKRMLINLVENGFRYGRPPIEVASFEEKNNIIITVSDHGDGIADMDVERLFQPFARGEQARTGRGSGLGLAIVKRIVELHHGEISLHNLPRGGLQARLVFPIQSH; the protein is encoded by the coding sequence ATGCGATTAATTCCTCAAGGTGCATTCGGTCGCACCGCACTCATGGTTGGCGGCTTGTTGTTTATCAATTGGGTTGCCTACTCATTTGTTACCGCATTTATCGTGGTTCAGCCCAACAGCGAAATCTTAATGAAACAGCTGGCGAACCAAATGAATACCATCGTTATTCACGAGCAAAATAACGTTTCGCCAAAAGTCATTGAAGCTTTTGAACGAGCCACTGGCATTGAGGTATTCGCCTTCAAAGAAGCGGTAGGCAATGGCCTTGACGGTGCCAAGCACTATAAAAGCTTATCGGACAAACTGTCCGAATACCTTGGCCAAGGCACCGAGCTTCGTATAGAAGAGTCCGACAAAGCCTACTATTGGATTTTACACCCTCAGCAGAAAGATATTTGGATCAGAATTCCCTCCATTCGCATTGATTACAGCTGGCTTTTCATTGTCAGTGCTTACTTGAGCATTATCTTCTTACTCAGCTCTCTGGGTGGCTGGTTATTCGCTCGACAATTGCATCGACCACTCAAGCGTCTTGAGTTAGCCGCAAGAGAAATTGGTCGCGGCGACTTCCCTGGTCGACTAAAAGAACAAGGCGCTCGTGAACTGGTCGCGGTCACCCGAGCATTCAACCAAATGGCGCAAGATGTACACCAGTTAGAAGAAGATCGAACACTTTTGCTGGCAGGAATTTCACACGATCTGCGAACGCCAATCACGCGCATTCGCTTAGCGTCTGAATTTCTCGGAGAACAAGATGAAGAAACGAAGAATGGAATTATTGCTGATACGGAAGATATGGATGCAATCATCGATCAGTTTATATCTTTTGTCCGAGACGGACGCGACGAGCCTGAACAATGGATAGATATCAACCAAATCATTGAACAGATTGTTGAAAATAATCAGTTACACCAACGAGATGTAACCGCCGACCTAAACCCTATCCCAAACTATCCTGTCAAAGTTTTAGCGATGAAGCGAATGCTTATAAACTTAGTCGAAAATGGTTTTCGCTATGGCCGACCTCCAATAGAAGTCGCAAGCTTCGAAGAGAAAAATAACATTATTATTACGGTTTCCGATCACGGTGACGGCATTGCTGATATGGATGTCGAACGCTTGTTTCAACCTTTCGCCCGTGGCGAGCAAGCGCGTACCGGCCGAGGTTCTGGCTTGGGACTTGCCATCGTTAAGCGTATCGTTGAATTACATCACGGCGAAATTTCATTACACAACTTGCCTCGCGGAGGGCTTCAAGCACGGTTGGTTTTTCCTATCCAATCGCACTAA
- the ompR gene encoding osmolarity response regulator transcription factor OmpR, producing the protein MTEETPKILVVDDDLRLRSLLERYLKEQGYIVRTVANAEQMDRFLERENYHLMVLDLMLPGEDGLSICRRLRSSENQIPIVMLTAKGDEVDRIIGLELGADDYLAKPFNPRELLARIKAVLRRRMKEIPGAPSSEEKEITFGEFKLNLATREMSRGEQVMNLTSGEFAVLKALVSHARQPLSRDKLMNLARGRDYSALERSIDVQVSRLRRMIEEDPAKPRYIQTVWGVGYVFVPDGGAA; encoded by the coding sequence ATGACTGAAGAAACCCCCAAGATTTTAGTTGTCGATGATGACTTAAGATTGCGCAGTCTATTAGAGCGCTACCTCAAAGAACAGGGTTACATCGTAAGAACGGTTGCCAATGCCGAGCAAATGGATCGTTTTTTAGAGCGAGAAAACTACCATCTAATGGTACTGGACCTCATGCTACCCGGCGAAGATGGCTTATCAATATGTCGTCGACTACGCTCCTCTGAAAACCAAATACCTATTGTTATGCTAACGGCCAAAGGCGACGAGGTTGATCGAATTATTGGGTTAGAGCTGGGTGCCGATGATTATCTAGCGAAGCCATTTAACCCTCGAGAGCTGCTAGCCCGCATCAAAGCGGTGTTACGCCGTCGTATGAAAGAAATCCCGGGTGCTCCAAGCTCAGAGGAGAAAGAAATCACGTTTGGAGAGTTCAAACTGAATCTCGCGACGCGCGAAATGAGTCGTGGTGAACAAGTGATGAATTTAACCAGCGGTGAGTTTGCGGTTCTCAAAGCTTTGGTTTCACACGCTCGCCAGCCGCTTTCACGAGACAAGTTAATGAATTTAGCGCGCGGTCGAGACTACAGTGCATTAGAGCGAAGTATCGATGTTCAAGTATCTCGATTACGCCGCATGATCGAAGAAGATCCAGCGAAACCCCGTTACATTCAAACCGTGTGGGGTGTGGGTTATGTGTTCGTGCCCGATGGTGGCGCAGCGTAA
- a CDS encoding Tex family protein, with protein sequence MQQISTRIAEELAVSPRQVDAAVQLLDEGATVPFIARYRKEVTGGLDDTQLRRLDERLSYLRELEERRGVILKSIADQEKLTPELEQSIVQAETKTELEDLYLPYKPKRRTKAQIAREAGLQPLAELLLEDPQKDPETEAAGYLNSEHNIGDTKAALDGARQILMEQFAEDATLLGKLRDYLWENGYLKSTLVEGKAEEGRKFSDYFEYSEPLNKIPSHRALAVLRGRNEGVLGLQLVPNKELLEDEQASNPCQMMIAQAFNIENQGRAADAWLQTVVLWTWKIKLHMHFETELIGRIREMAENAAIHVFANNLRDLLMAAPAGAKVTMGLDPGLRTGVKVVVVDDTGKLLTHTTVFPHAPQNQWDQSLRKLATLCEMHKVDLVSIGNGTASRETDKLVSELQKKHPELTFDRIMVSEAGASVYSASELAALEFPDLDVSFRGAVSIARRLQDPLAELVKIEPKSIGVGQYQHDVSQSQLSKTLGAVVEDCVNAVGVDLNTASAPLLARVSGLNKTLAGNIVAFRESHGRFASRKQLLDVERLGPKAFEQAAGFLRIHAGENPLDASTVHPEAYTVVEQMLSQLGDKPVEAVMGKADVIRKLTPESFVSEQFGLPTINDILKELEKPGRDPRGDFKMAKFKDGVEHLEDLKPKMELEGTVTNVTDFGAFVDIGVHQDGLVHISMMSDKFISNPREVVKAGDIVRVHVIDVDLKRRRIGLSMIGPEPAGAVTPMAKERPARTPKKGRNQSKPSQGPQGALGMALADALKKGK encoded by the coding sequence ATGCAACAGATTTCTACGCGTATTGCAGAGGAACTTGCGGTTTCACCCCGACAAGTCGACGCTGCCGTTCAATTATTAGATGAAGGCGCGACCGTCCCCTTTATTGCTCGATATCGAAAAGAAGTCACCGGTGGTCTTGATGATACGCAATTGCGCCGTCTTGACGAGCGATTGAGTTATTTGCGCGAGTTAGAGGAGCGGCGTGGTGTCATATTAAAAAGTATCGCTGACCAAGAAAAACTGACGCCTGAGTTAGAGCAGTCAATCGTTCAAGCTGAAACTAAGACAGAACTGGAAGATCTGTATCTACCGTATAAGCCTAAGCGTCGCACCAAGGCACAGATTGCTCGTGAAGCTGGATTGCAACCGCTCGCCGAGCTGTTATTAGAGGATCCGCAAAAAGATCCAGAAACAGAAGCCGCGGGCTATTTGAATTCAGAGCACAATATTGGCGATACCAAAGCCGCGCTCGATGGCGCTCGCCAAATATTAATGGAGCAATTCGCTGAAGATGCAACGCTGCTGGGTAAGTTGCGTGATTATCTATGGGAGAATGGCTACTTAAAATCGACCTTGGTCGAAGGCAAGGCAGAAGAAGGCCGAAAGTTTTCCGATTATTTTGAGTATTCAGAACCCTTGAACAAGATCCCGTCTCATCGAGCCTTGGCTGTTCTACGCGGGCGAAATGAAGGGGTACTTGGGTTGCAATTGGTGCCGAACAAAGAGTTGTTGGAAGATGAGCAAGCGTCGAACCCTTGCCAAATGATGATCGCTCAAGCTTTTAATATCGAGAATCAAGGCCGTGCAGCGGATGCTTGGTTGCAAACGGTGGTGCTGTGGACTTGGAAAATAAAACTTCATATGCACTTTGAAACTGAGCTGATTGGACGAATTCGTGAAATGGCCGAAAACGCTGCGATACACGTTTTTGCAAATAATCTGCGAGACTTATTAATGGCTGCTCCCGCTGGAGCGAAAGTAACCATGGGTCTAGATCCTGGTCTGCGCACCGGTGTTAAAGTCGTGGTTGTTGATGATACGGGTAAGCTATTAACTCATACCACTGTCTTTCCACATGCCCCTCAAAACCAATGGGATCAGTCGTTGCGCAAACTGGCAACTTTATGTGAAATGCATAAAGTTGACTTAGTTAGCATTGGTAATGGTACGGCGTCGAGAGAAACCGATAAGCTTGTCAGTGAATTGCAGAAGAAGCATCCTGAACTAACCTTCGATCGAATTATGGTCAGTGAAGCTGGGGCTTCTGTGTATTCGGCTTCTGAGTTGGCCGCACTGGAATTCCCAGATCTTGATGTTTCTTTCCGTGGTGCCGTATCAATTGCACGTCGCCTGCAAGACCCGCTGGCTGAGCTGGTTAAGATTGAGCCAAAATCAATAGGTGTAGGCCAATATCAACACGATGTTAGTCAAAGCCAATTGTCAAAAACCTTGGGCGCTGTCGTTGAAGATTGTGTAAATGCCGTTGGTGTCGATTTGAATACGGCTTCTGCACCATTATTGGCGCGAGTATCCGGTTTGAATAAAACTTTGGCTGGTAACATTGTTGCATTCCGCGAATCACACGGTCGTTTTGCCAGTCGTAAACAGTTGTTGGATGTTGAGCGCCTTGGCCCAAAAGCATTTGAGCAAGCGGCAGGGTTTTTGCGTATTCATGCCGGAGAAAATCCTCTTGATGCGTCCACGGTTCATCCAGAAGCGTATACCGTTGTTGAACAGATGCTCTCACAACTGGGTGATAAGCCGGTGGAAGCGGTGATGGGTAAAGCGGATGTGATACGGAAGTTAACCCCAGAATCCTTTGTATCAGAGCAGTTTGGATTACCAACAATCAACGACATTTTAAAAGAACTTGAGAAACCAGGACGCGATCCTCGTGGTGACTTTAAAATGGCTAAGTTCAAAGACGGTGTTGAGCATTTAGAAGACTTGAAGCCAAAGATGGAGCTCGAAGGGACTGTAACTAATGTAACCGATTTTGGGGCTTTCGTTGATATTGGCGTTCATCAAGACGGTTTGGTGCATATCTCGATGATGTCCGATAAATTTATTTCTAATCCACGTGAAGTTGTTAAAGCGGGTGACATAGTGCGCGTCCATGTTATTGATGTCGATCTTAAACGACGTCGAATAGGATTATCGATGATTGGTCCTGAGCCAGCAGGCGCTGTCACGCCGATGGCGAAAGAAAGGCCAGCTCGAACACCCAAAAAAGGACGGAATCAATCGAAACCCAGTCAGGGTCCGCAAGGTGCTCTTGGTATGGCTTTGGCGGATGCGTTAAAAAAGGGCAAGTAA
- a CDS encoding Yip1 family protein, giving the protein MSLRNTFGLLYEPEKQWQKISEKNDSVFKTYFKYIVVMALLPPAAAYVGSTHVGWTLGMSDTYRLTPQSALQLSVAAYLAILVAVLVLAWFVQWMAKTYGANPSYKRCVNLTAYSCTPLFLVSILGVYPILWLDMLFSLVAIGWAVYLLYNGVPIMMGIDRDRGFLFASSIITVCMCVLVGMLAITVIFWGWGLAPVFTH; this is encoded by the coding sequence ATGTCTTTGCGCAATACTTTTGGTTTGTTGTATGAACCTGAAAAACAGTGGCAAAAAATTTCCGAGAAGAACGATTCAGTTTTCAAAACCTACTTTAAGTACATCGTGGTCATGGCTTTGTTGCCACCTGCAGCTGCTTATGTCGGAAGCACCCATGTAGGCTGGACGCTGGGCATGTCGGATACGTATCGGTTAACGCCACAAAGTGCGCTGCAATTATCGGTAGCGGCTTACTTAGCAATACTTGTGGCAGTCTTAGTGCTCGCTTGGTTTGTCCAATGGATGGCGAAGACTTACGGGGCAAACCCGTCGTATAAGCGCTGTGTCAATTTAACGGCTTACAGTTGCACGCCACTATTTTTAGTCAGCATTCTTGGTGTGTACCCAATATTGTGGTTAGACATGCTGTTTTCATTAGTCGCGATTGGGTGGGCAGTCTATCTCTTGTATAACGGGGTGCCAATTATGATGGGTATTGACCGCGATCGAGGCTTTTTGTTTGCTAGCTCGATCATTACGGTATGCATGTGTGTATTGGTTGGTATGTTGGCGATTACCGTTATTTTTTGGGGTTGGGGGCTAGCGCCAGTCTTCACTCATTAG
- a CDS encoding disulfide bond formation protein B: MSVFQVCQKTINQRWFSFFVAGVCAALMGAALYFQYGLNLEPCPLCIFQRIVVIVFGAVFLLKALFHPRPESGFQYFFFFLALLVAGLGVGIAGRHVWLQNLPEHLVPACGPALDYLMDVLPFMEMLETVFKGSGECAKQDGWSFLALNMPEWMVIIFSVMLLFSLFGLWTRWQNRKPF; this comes from the coding sequence ATGAGTGTATTCCAAGTTTGTCAAAAAACCATTAATCAGCGATGGTTCAGTTTTTTCGTTGCCGGGGTGTGTGCCGCATTAATGGGGGCTGCGCTGTACTTTCAATATGGCCTGAACTTGGAACCCTGTCCTTTGTGCATTTTTCAGCGCATCGTCGTTATCGTGTTCGGAGCCGTTTTTCTACTCAAGGCTTTGTTTCATCCTCGCCCTGAATCAGGCTTTCAATATTTTTTCTTTTTCTTAGCGCTGCTTGTTGCTGGGCTTGGGGTAGGCATTGCTGGTCGTCATGTATGGTTGCAAAATTTACCAGAGCACTTGGTGCCAGCGTGCGGACCAGCTCTGGATTATTTAATGGATGTACTGCCATTTATGGAAATGCTCGAGACAGTTTTCAAAGGCTCTGGAGAGTGTGCTAAGCAAGACGGGTGGTCTTTCTTAGCTCTGAACATGCCAGAATGGATGGTGATTATTTTCAGCGTGATGCTACTGTTCAGTTTATTTGGCCTATGGACACGTTGGCAAAACCGTAAACCTTTTTGA